A section of the Pedobacter sp. HDW13 genome encodes:
- a CDS encoding glycoside hydrolase family 30 beta sandwich domain-containing protein — MGPDKADVIPVMKEILSINPKIKIMGSPWSPPLWMKTTYDARGGMLKPEYYGTYAKYFVRYVQEMQKAGIPIDAITVQNEPLHPGNNPSLLMVAPDQAVFVKQFLGPAFAKANIKTKIIVYDHNADRPDYPISILDDPAAKKYIAGSAFHLYGGKIEALTDVHNAHPDKNIYFSEQMVVEQPDAATINIVNPVKRLIIGATRNWSKNVLEWNLAADPQNKPYTDRGGCSMCQGAVTINGDNYSRNLAYFSIAHASKFVRPGSVRIASNELNGLANVAFKTPDGKYVLVVANTGKDAAAFNISQNGKTYAATLDKGAVATYLW, encoded by the coding sequence TTGGGACCAGATAAGGCAGATGTTATTCCGGTAATGAAGGAAATCCTGTCCATTAACCCTAAAATAAAAATTATGGGTTCGCCATGGTCTCCTCCCTTATGGATGAAAACAACATACGATGCCCGCGGCGGTATGCTAAAACCTGAATATTATGGTACTTATGCCAAATATTTTGTACGTTATGTACAGGAAATGCAAAAGGCAGGTATTCCTATCGATGCCATTACTGTGCAAAACGAGCCTTTACATCCGGGTAATAACCCCAGCTTACTTATGGTAGCACCAGATCAGGCTGTTTTTGTAAAGCAGTTTCTTGGCCCAGCATTCGCAAAAGCCAATATTAAAACTAAAATTATTGTGTACGATCACAATGCCGACCGGCCCGATTATCCAATCAGTATTTTGGATGATCCGGCAGCAAAGAAATACATAGCTGGCTCTGCCTTTCACTTGTATGGTGGTAAAATCGAAGCGCTAACCGATGTGCACAACGCCCATCCCGATAAAAATATCTACTTCTCTGAGCAAATGGTGGTAGAACAGCCTGATGCGGCAACCATTAATATCGTTAACCCGGTAAAACGCTTAATTATTGGCGCTACCCGCAACTGGAGCAAAAACGTGCTGGAGTGGAACCTTGCTGCCGATCCGCAAAACAAGCCTTATACCGATAGAGGAGGTTGTTCGATGTGCCAGGGCGCGGTTACCATTAATGGTGACAACTATAGCCGGAACCTGGCCTATTTTTCTATTGCCCATGCTTCGAAATTTGTGAGGCCTGGCTCGGTACGCATTGCGTCTAACGAATTAAACGGTTTGGCCAATGTTGCCTTTAAAACGCCCGATGGTAAATATGTACTTGTTGTGGCCAATACAGGCAAAGATGCTGCTGCATTTAACATCAGTCAGAACGGCAAAACATACGCTGCAACGCTCGATAAGGGCGCGGTAGCCACTTATCTCTGGTAA